The Huiozyma naganishii CBS 8797 chromosome 1, complete genome genome window below encodes:
- the KNAG0A06270 gene encoding uncharacterized protein (similar to Saccharomyces cerevisiae PMU1 (YKL128C); ancestral locus Anc_2.442): MAFKALPGYFSAYPELGFPGIDSSEEDHLKLVNHSAWKELYESIPQDTGTHHYKLLVIARHGQGYHNAAILRYGEPRWNEYWSLLNGDEFGEWVDSKLTPLGYTQVKQVGKNVLLPMINELGFLPHKFFCSPMRRCLETFIGSWTNVFHNHCNTLTLQDCSVTNVVIENIREKLGEHTCDKRVNHSITVGEYQDFQTDSGHTIQWDYTENYPEEDQLWLPDRRETDKEIDERIHEGLREIFNQLSTEDKFISITCHSGVIGSILRNMKHPAINNLDTGKIVCLVTEIEK, encoded by the coding sequence ATGGCCTTTAAAGCTTTACCAGGGTACTTTTCGGCATACCCAGAGCTAGGATTTCCCGGTATAGATTCTTCGGAGGAAGACCATTTGAAGCTTGTTAACCATTCAGCTTGGAAAGAACTGTACGAGTCGATACCACAGGATACTGGCACCCACCACTACAAACTCCTCGTGATTGCCCGGCATGGACAAGGCTACCACAATGCGGCTATCCTTAGGTACGGGGAACCACGCTGGAATGAGTATTGGTCTCTTTTGAATGGTGATGAGTTTGGCGAGTGGGTCGATTCGAAACTGACTCCACTTGGGTACACACAGGTCAAACAGGTAGGGAAGAATGTCCTATTACCCATGATTAATGAACTCGGATTTCTGCCTCATAAGTTTTTCTGCTCACCAATGAGAAGATGTTTGGAAACATTCATTGGATCATGGACCAACGTGTTCCACAACCATTGCAATACACTAACACTACAAGATTGTTCGGTAACAAACGTAGTCATCGAAAATATCCGGGAAAAGTTGGGGGAGCATACCTGCGATAAGAGGGTAAATCACTCTATCACAGTAGGCGAGTATCAAGACTTTCAGACCGACTCTGGCCACACTATCCAATGGGACTACACCGAGAACTACCCCGAGGAGGATCAACTGTGGTTACCAGACCGTCGAGAAACTGACAAAGAGATAGATGAGAGGATACATGAAGGGTTAAGAGAGATATTCAATCAGCTGTCAACGGAGGATAAGTTCATTTCGATTACGTGCCACTCCGGTGTTATTGGGAGCATTCTACGTAATATGAAGCATCCAGCGATCAACAATTTGGACACGGGGAAAATTGTGTGTCTTGTAACCGAAATAGAGAAGTAG